In 'Nostoc azollae' 0708, the following are encoded in one genomic region:
- a CDS encoding 30S ribosomal protein S1, with translation MVNQNLTATEIGFTHEDFAALLDKYDYHFSPGDIVPGTVFSIEPRGALIDIGAKTAAYIPIQEMSINRVDSPEEVLQSNETREFFILTDENEDGQLTLSIRRIEYMRAWERVRQLQAEDATVRSGVFATNRGGALVRIEGLRGFIPGSHISTRKPKEELVGEELPLKFLEVDEERNRLVLSHRRALVERKMNRLEVGEVVIGTVRGIKPYGAFIDIGGVSGLLHISEISHEHIDTPHSVFNVNDEVKVMIIDLDAERGRISLSTKQLEPEPGDMIKNRDLVYDKAEEMAAKYREQMLAKQQGITAAPVEVVEAVEAVETIAEEEIPPVTEVEEEIPPAVEQ, from the coding sequence ATGGTCAATCAGAATTTAACCGCTACAGAAATTGGATTTACTCACGAAGATTTCGCTGCTCTACTTGATAAGTACGATTATCACTTCAGCCCTGGTGATATTGTACCAGGTACAGTGTTTAGTATAGAGCCGCGCGGCGCTCTGATTGACATTGGTGCTAAAACAGCAGCATACATACCTATACAGGAAATGTCTATTAACCGGGTGGATAGCCCGGAAGAAGTCTTACAATCAAACGAAACACGGGAATTTTTCATCCTCACTGATGAAAACGAAGATGGTCAGTTAACCCTTTCCATTCGTCGTATTGAATACATGAGGGCATGGGAAAGAGTACGGCAGTTACAAGCAGAAGATGCTACGGTCCGTTCTGGTGTATTTGCCACTAATCGTGGGGGCGCATTGGTACGAATTGAGGGATTACGCGGCTTTATACCCGGCTCTCACATTAGTACCCGCAAACCAAAAGAAGAATTGGTAGGGGAAGAATTGCCGTTAAAATTCTTAGAAGTAGACGAAGAACGTAACCGCTTAGTTCTCTCCCATCGTCGGGCGCTGGTTGAGCGGAAGATGAACCGTTTGGAAGTTGGCGAAGTGGTGATTGGTACAGTTCGTGGTATCAAACCCTACGGTGCATTCATCGACATCGGTGGTGTTAGCGGACTACTCCACATTTCTGAAATTTCCCACGAGCATATTGACACACCTCACAGCGTGTTCAATGTCAATGATGAAGTGAAAGTGATGATCATTGACTTGGATGCAGAAAGAGGACGGATTTCTCTGTCTACCAAACAGTTGGAACCAGAACCTGGTGACATGATTAAGAACCGCGATTTGGTCTATGATAAGGCCGAAGAAATGGCAGCTAAGTATAGGGAACAAATGTTAGCTAAACAGCAAGGTATCACTGCTGCACCTGTGGAAGTTGTAGAAGCTGTGGAAGCTGTAGAAACTATAGCTGAAGAAGAAATTCCCCCAGTAACTGAAGTTGAAGAAGAAATTCCCCCAGCTGTTGAACAATAA
- a CDS encoding photosystem II reaction center protein T, with product MESVAYILILTLAIGVLFFAIAFREPPRFERKEKD from the coding sequence ATGGAAAGCGTTGCATACATCTTAATTTTGACCTTGGCAATAGGTGTTCTCTTCTTTGCGATCGCATTTCGCGAACCCCCCCGCTTTGAGAGAAAAGAGAAAGATTAA